In a genomic window of Pseudomonas oryzihabitans:
- a CDS encoding thiamine pyrophosphate-dependent dehydrogenase E1 component subunit alpha has product MSETVSVDQLSHAYRVMRTIRAFEERLHVEFATGEIPGFVHLYAGEEASAAGVMAHLGHEDSIASTHRGHGHCIAKGVDVYGMMAEIYGKKTGVCQGKGGSMHIADLEKGMLGANGIVGAGAPLAAGAALAAKLKGSDAVAVAFFGDGGSNEGAVFEAMNLASVWNLPCIFVAENNGYAEATASNWSVACDHIADRAAGFGMPGVTVDGFDFFAVHEAAAAAVARARAGEGPSLIEVKFTRYFGHFEGDAQTYRDPNEVKQAREQRDCLMQFRERVTRAGHLQPALLDSIDQEVEQLIEDAVRKAKADPKPGPEDLLTDVYVTYA; this is encoded by the coding sequence AGCGAGACCGTAAGCGTCGACCAACTGAGCCATGCCTACCGGGTGATGCGCACCATCCGCGCCTTCGAGGAGCGGCTGCATGTGGAATTCGCCACCGGCGAGATTCCCGGCTTCGTCCACCTCTATGCCGGCGAAGAGGCCTCGGCCGCCGGTGTCATGGCCCACCTGGGCCACGAGGACAGCATCGCCTCCACCCACCGTGGCCACGGCCACTGCATCGCCAAGGGCGTGGACGTCTACGGCATGATGGCCGAGATCTACGGAAAGAAGACCGGGGTCTGCCAGGGCAAGGGCGGCTCCATGCACATCGCCGACCTGGAAAAGGGCATGCTCGGCGCCAACGGCATCGTCGGCGCCGGGGCACCACTGGCTGCCGGTGCCGCCCTGGCAGCCAAGCTCAAGGGCAGCGACGCCGTGGCCGTGGCTTTCTTTGGCGACGGCGGCTCCAACGAGGGCGCGGTGTTCGAGGCCATGAACCTGGCCTCGGTGTGGAATCTGCCGTGCATCTTCGTCGCCGAGAACAATGGCTACGCCGAGGCCACCGCCTCGAACTGGTCGGTGGCATGCGACCATATCGCCGACCGCGCCGCCGGTTTCGGCATGCCCGGGGTGACGGTGGACGGCTTCGACTTCTTCGCCGTCCATGAGGCCGCCGCGGCCGCCGTGGCGCGCGCCCGGGCCGGCGAAGGCCCCTCGCTGATCGAGGTGAAGTTCACCCGCTACTTCGGCCACTTCGAGGGCGACGCCCAAACCTATCGCGATCCCAACGAGGTCAAGCAGGCCCGCGAGCAGCGCGACTGCCTCATGCAATTCCGCGAGCGGGTGACCCGCGCCGGCCACCTGCAACCCGCCCTGCTCGACAGCATCGACCAGGAGGTGGAACAGCTCATCGAGGACGCTGTGCGCAAGGCTAAGGCCGATCCCAAGCCCGGCCCGGAAGACCTGCTCACCGACGTCTACGTCACCTACGCCTGA